One region of Elusimicrobiota bacterium genomic DNA includes:
- a CDS encoding glycosyltransferase family 2 protein, translating to MSRGKSLSIVVPAYNEEQAIEDILSRCLAAREPLCRRTGLSRVEVIAVDDGSADRTKALIAKFSEVRLVAHPRNLGYGRALLSGFERASGDYLAFLDADGTCDPAAFADLYQALVRAHADLAVGNRLHEESQMPGLRYAGNLFYGWLISRLTGVEVSDSASGMRLFKRQLLRRLKPLPSGLHFTPAMTARAACLGLRIVEAPIPYFERRGRSKLNVLADGLRFLRVILGIIFSYHPLKIFGSLGVAFGLVALGYGAGPVKYYWDHRELREDMIYRLLTILTLMVCSMISLAFGMVAQTASNIAVRRPAGWLEYPRLREGAVLLGFGLALGGILLNSDTILEYVSSGRITLHWIYVLAGGLAVILGTVLFCFGTTLDIVAHLPKALEEKPED from the coding sequence ATGAGCCGAGGCAAAAGCCTCTCCATCGTCGTCCCCGCCTACAACGAGGAGCAGGCGATCGAGGATATTCTGTCTCGCTGCCTGGCCGCGCGCGAGCCTCTCTGCCGGAGGACGGGGCTTTCCCGCGTGGAGGTGATCGCCGTGGACGACGGCTCGGCCGACCGGACCAAGGCCTTGATCGCCAAGTTCTCCGAGGTGCGGCTCGTGGCGCACCCCAGGAACCTGGGCTACGGCCGGGCCCTTTTGAGCGGGTTCGAGAGGGCCTCGGGGGATTATCTGGCCTTCCTCGACGCCGACGGCACCTGCGACCCGGCGGCTTTCGCGGACCTTTACCAAGCCTTGGTGCGGGCCCACGCGGATCTGGCCGTGGGAAATCGTCTGCACGAGGAGTCCCAGATGCCCGGCTTGCGCTACGCCGGCAACCTCTTCTACGGCTGGCTCATCTCGAGGCTGACCGGGGTTGAGGTTTCCGACTCGGCCAGCGGCATGCGCCTTTTTAAGCGCCAGCTCCTGCGCCGGCTCAAGCCCCTGCCCTCCGGCCTGCATTTCACGCCGGCCATGACCGCGCGCGCCGCCTGCCTGGGGTTGCGCATCGTGGAGGCTCCCATCCCCTACTTCGAGCGGCGGGGCCGCTCCAAGCTCAACGTGCTGGCCGACGGCTTGCGCTTTCTCAGGGTGATCCTGGGCATCATTTTTTCATACCATCCCTTGAAGATCTTCGGTTCCCTGGGCGTCGCCTTCGGCCTGGTCGCCTTGGGCTACGGCGCGGGTCCGGTCAAGTATTATTGGGACCACCGCGAACTCCGCGAGGACATGATTTACCGCCTGCTCACGATTTTGACCTTGATGGTCTGCTCCATGATCTCTCTCGCCTTCGGGATGGTGGCTCAAACGGCCTCGAACATCGCGGTGCGCCGGCCGGCGGGGTGGCTTGAATATCCTCGCCTGCGCGAGGGAGCGGTCCTCTTGGGCTTTGGGCTCGCCTTGGGCGGGATACTGCTCAACTCGGATACGATCCTTGAGTATGTTTCGAGCGGGCGGATCACCTTGCATTGGATCTACGTCCTGGCCGGGGGCCTAGCCGTGATCCTAGGCACGGTGCTGTTTTGCTTCGGGACGACCTTGGACATCGTGGCGCACCTGCCCAAGGCTTTGGAGGAAAAGCCGGAGGATTAA
- a CDS encoding FAD-dependent oxidoreductase: protein MTAPPVVVLGGGCAGLCAAWRLKSLGFSVILLEREDHVGGLAGGIRIGGSVYEYGPHVFHTTDPQILADIKSIMGDELRPYRRTIQIKFLGNYFQFPLRVSDVLFKLPPWTIVMAGASFAYRFVEGALVKPKVENSETVLLRYYGDVLYKIFFKDYILRVWGIPPAQFSPAFARERIPRLNILEWLEGFSAFARRGLARARPSLSTRGYVEKVEGPLYTTEEGFSLITRRMGERLAAAGAEIRLATEVSGLRREGKRLAEVLSLGPRGKEALACRGVVNTLPVNEFAGAISPGLGAEVEAAAAQLRFRAIVFVGLKVRRPKVLPASFMYFREHSFNRITDLAHFAFKIEPAGRTLLVAEIACDPRDRFWSDDSAATQAVVADLVRENLLTRAEIEESHVFRARHAHPMYTLGYEDALRTLLAALAGLENVETAGRQGRFQYVNTHVAMKMGYEVADRLAARLGAP from the coding sequence ATGACCGCCCCCCCCGTCGTCGTCTTGGGAGGAGGCTGCGCGGGGCTTTGCGCGGCATGGCGGCTCAAATCCTTGGGATTTTCGGTGATCCTCCTGGAGAGGGAGGACCACGTCGGGGGATTGGCCGGCGGGATCCGCATCGGCGGGAGCGTCTACGAATACGGCCCGCACGTTTTCCACACCACGGACCCTCAAATCCTGGCCGACATCAAGTCCATCATGGGCGATGAACTGCGCCCCTACCGGCGCACCATCCAGATCAAGTTTCTCGGCAACTACTTCCAGTTTCCCCTCAGGGTCTCGGACGTCCTCTTCAAGCTTCCTCCCTGGACCATCGTCATGGCGGGGGCGAGCTTTGCCTACCGCTTCGTGGAGGGCGCTCTGGTCAAGCCCAAGGTCGAGAACTCGGAGACGGTGCTGCTGCGCTATTATGGAGACGTCCTCTACAAGATTTTTTTCAAGGACTACATCCTGCGGGTGTGGGGAATCCCGCCCGCGCAGTTTTCCCCGGCGTTCGCCCGCGAGCGCATTCCGCGCCTCAATATCCTAGAATGGCTTGAAGGCTTCTCGGCCTTTGCCCGGCGCGGGCTCGCGCGAGCGCGTCCATCGCTGTCGACGCGGGGCTACGTCGAGAAAGTGGAGGGGCCTCTTTACACGACCGAGGAGGGCTTTTCCCTGATCACCCGCAGGATGGGGGAGCGCTTGGCGGCCGCCGGGGCCGAGATACGCCTGGCAACGGAGGTCTCGGGCTTGAGGCGCGAAGGCAAGCGCCTGGCCGAGGTCCTGTCGCTGGGCCCGCGGGGCAAGGAGGCGCTCGCCTGCCGAGGTGTGGTCAACACCTTGCCCGTCAACGAGTTCGCGGGGGCCATAAGCCCCGGCTTGGGCGCCGAGGTCGAGGCCGCCGCCGCCCAACTGCGCTTTCGCGCCATCGTCTTCGTGGGGCTCAAGGTGCGCCGCCCCAAGGTTCTTCCGGCCTCGTTCATGTATTTTAGGGAGCATTCCTTCAACAGAATCACCGATCTCGCGCATTTCGCCTTCAAGATCGAGCCGGCGGGCCGCACCTTGCTCGTGGCCGAGATCGCTTGCGATCCTCGGGACCGGTTCTGGAGCGACGACTCGGCCGCGACCCAAGCCGTGGTCGCGGATCTGGTGCGCGAGAACCTTCTGACTCGGGCCGAGATCGAGGAGTCTCACGTTTTCCGGGCGCGCCACGCCCATCCCATGTACACCTTGGGCTACGAGGACGCGTTGAGGACTTTGCTGGCGGCGCTCGCGGGGCTTGAGAACGTCGAGACCGCGGGCAGGCAGGGGCGGTTCCAGTACGTCAACACCCACGTGGCCATGAAAATGGGCTACGAGGTCGCCGACCGCTTGGCCGCGCGCCTGGGAGCGCCATGA
- a CDS encoding DegT/DnrJ/EryC1/StrS family aminotransferase gives MINVFGSLVGPEELAEVRQSLEAQWMGIGPKTAAFEKAFAQRLGLPGFVLLDSGSNSLYMAVKLLNLPPGSEVIVPSFTWIACAHAVVLAGCVPVFCDVDYDTHNLTVETVSRAMTPRTRAVMVVHYAGLPARIEELAKLGLPIVEDAAHAVDSARRGRSCGGLGDIGIYSFDAVKNLAMGEGGGLTARDSALVQRARQLRYCGIGKSGFEASANKERWWEYQVADFFPKMLPSDIAASIGLAQLRKLKAMQTRRRRIWDDYQQEFREISWLLRPQEAPQGDRHSYFTYCLRVLGGRRDALAKYLYQNGVYTTLRYHPLHLNPIYESRAKLPVCERLNEEGLSIPLHPALSGSDISKVVEMVKKFRA, from the coding sequence ATGATCAACGTTTTCGGTTCCTTGGTGGGTCCCGAGGAGCTGGCGGAGGTCCGCCAGAGCCTCGAGGCCCAATGGATGGGGATAGGTCCCAAGACTGCGGCCTTCGAGAAGGCCTTTGCGCAAAGATTGGGCCTGCCCGGCTTTGTGCTCCTCGACTCGGGCTCCAACAGCCTCTACATGGCGGTCAAACTCCTGAACCTGCCGCCGGGCTCCGAGGTGATCGTGCCCTCCTTTACCTGGATCGCCTGCGCCCACGCCGTGGTTCTCGCGGGCTGCGTCCCGGTTTTTTGCGACGTGGACTACGACACGCATAACCTGACCGTGGAGACGGTCTCCCGCGCCATGACTCCCCGGACTCGGGCCGTGATGGTCGTGCACTACGCGGGGCTTCCCGCCCGTATCGAGGAGCTGGCCAAGCTCGGCCTGCCCATCGTGGAGGACGCAGCCCACGCCGTGGATTCGGCCAGGCGCGGCCGCTCCTGCGGCGGCCTCGGGGACATCGGCATCTACAGCTTCGACGCCGTCAAGAACCTGGCCATGGGGGAGGGAGGGGGCCTCACGGCCCGGGACTCGGCCCTCGTCCAAAGGGCGCGGCAGCTGCGCTACTGCGGCATCGGCAAGTCGGGCTTCGAGGCCTCGGCCAACAAGGAGCGCTGGTGGGAATACCAGGTGGCGGATTTTTTTCCAAAAATGCTGCCCTCCGACATCGCGGCCTCGATTGGCCTTGCCCAACTGCGCAAGCTTAAGGCCATGCAGACCAGGCGCAGGCGCATCTGGGACGATTACCAACAGGAGTTCAGGGAAATCTCCTGGCTCCTGCGTCCCCAGGAGGCGCCTCAAGGCGACCGGCACTCCTATTTCACCTACTGCCTGCGCGTCTTGGGCGGAAGGCGCGACGCCTTGGCCAAATATCTCTATCAGAACGGCGTTTACACCACCTTGCGCTACCATCCCCTGCATTTGAATCCCATCTATGAATCCCGGGCCAAGCTTCCCGTCTGCGAGCGCTTGAACGAGGAAGGCCTGAGCATCCCCCTTCATCCCGCCTTGAGCGGTTCCGACATCTCGAAGGTCGTCGAGATGGTCAAGAAGTTCAGGGCATGA
- a CDS encoding glycosyltransferase yields the protein MPSSAVSLTVLIPAINEEESLRVLLPEIHATLAGLVESHEILVVEGGSRDQTAAAAREGGAVVLPQKKPGFGMALAEGFEAARGEYILAMDGDSSHPCSEIRELWKSREGWDLVAASRFAPGGSAELSWSRWLLSRALNWATSWLLEFPIRDASSGFRLYKSSALKGLSLHYGDFSVQQEILAKIIKNGGKVREIPFHYHARRGGASKARVASLAKSYLRMMWELKILLSGVFALAAPAAVLLLGLGAGLWGLRWGLPGKERLRILPGGRPLSQEAADKMAEHWAGLYREIRRSHREMRREEPVTYVKGLVEIPPGWDFPPPPLINSYRSFLVQSANPDEKKSFIILSQMRPWRLEFKPLYAQYGGAFVYPLGLFLQVLSWTKAAVLTPDLSFYLRNPEQMGRLYLCGRLFILIFQLASLLIVYHMGRELSGRGAGLAAALFFLLSPAVVHNSHVLKPHPYAAFWALAASYAAALIQSRASAARYLACGVCGGMAVGSNMALVFFAGGPAVAWFFRAWARKNQAEERPWALGGLALGLCLFVLFNPYLISSYKDFAWELEVYSPTRLGLHLTALARLPKAAAEGLGPVLAAAMGLGVFWGASRKGPGRILSCFFLGSFALIWLRLGGVPLDSSFLRLLYPLMGLGSALAAALLWRAPRGIRAGALALIFFTSGLESLVLLENMRRDGGPGSTWAQAADWLEAHVPAGESLGLARYPEPAHAPALRYDRYALSIFSRPEELPKGKLPNYLLLDEIGKAAIDNWAQKNYDGARAFSPWRALWSRPRDSAFFANQAIYIYHRHGRHDDPQKPSTVLGRAGTPRGLARH from the coding sequence ATGCCTTCTTCCGCCGTTAGTCTTACTGTCCTCATCCCAGCGATCAACGAGGAGGAGAGCCTGCGCGTCCTCCTTCCCGAGATCCATGCGACCTTGGCCGGGCTCGTGGAGTCCCACGAGATACTGGTCGTGGAGGGAGGCTCGCGCGACCAAACCGCGGCCGCGGCCCGGGAAGGGGGGGCCGTCGTTTTGCCCCAAAAAAAACCTGGCTTCGGCATGGCCCTGGCCGAGGGCTTCGAGGCGGCGCGGGGGGAATACATTTTGGCCATGGACGGGGACAGCTCGCATCCCTGCTCCGAAATCCGGGAGCTGTGGAAGAGTCGGGAGGGCTGGGATCTCGTGGCGGCCTCGCGCTTCGCCCCCGGAGGCTCGGCCGAGCTCTCCTGGTCGCGCTGGCTCTTGAGCCGGGCGCTCAACTGGGCCACGAGCTGGCTTTTGGAGTTTCCCATCCGTGACGCCTCCTCGGGATTTCGGCTTTACAAGTCCTCGGCCCTGAAAGGGTTGAGTCTTCACTATGGGGATTTTTCCGTCCAACAGGAGATTCTCGCCAAAATAATCAAGAACGGCGGCAAGGTCCGCGAAATTCCCTTCCATTACCACGCGCGCCGCGGGGGCGCCTCCAAGGCCCGCGTGGCTTCCTTGGCCAAGTCCTACCTGCGCATGATGTGGGAGCTCAAAATCCTGCTTTCGGGCGTTTTCGCGCTCGCGGCCCCGGCGGCGGTCCTGCTCCTGGGGTTGGGCGCCGGGCTTTGGGGCTTGCGCTGGGGTCTTCCTGGAAAGGAGCGGCTGAGGATTCTGCCCGGGGGAAGGCCCCTCTCCCAGGAAGCCGCCGATAAAATGGCCGAGCATTGGGCGGGCCTCTATCGGGAGATCCGACGTTCGCACCGGGAGATGCGCCGTGAGGAGCCCGTCACCTACGTCAAAGGCTTGGTGGAGATCCCACCGGGCTGGGATTTCCCGCCTCCGCCGCTCATCAACTCCTACAGGTCCTTTCTGGTGCAGTCCGCCAATCCAGATGAGAAAAAATCCTTCATCATCCTGTCCCAAATGCGGCCTTGGAGGCTCGAGTTCAAGCCCTTGTATGCCCAATACGGAGGGGCCTTCGTCTATCCCTTGGGCCTGTTCCTGCAGGTCTTGTCCTGGACCAAAGCCGCGGTCCTGACCCCGGACCTAAGCTTCTATCTCCGGAACCCGGAGCAAATGGGACGGCTGTACCTCTGCGGCCGCCTTTTCATACTTATTTTCCAATTGGCGAGCCTTCTGATCGTCTACCACATGGGCCGCGAGCTCTCCGGCAGAGGGGCGGGGCTGGCCGCCGCTCTATTTTTCCTGCTGAGCCCCGCGGTCGTCCACAACTCGCATGTTCTCAAGCCCCACCCCTACGCGGCTTTCTGGGCTTTGGCCGCTTCCTACGCCGCGGCTCTCATTCAAAGCCGCGCGTCCGCGGCGCGTTACCTGGCCTGCGGGGTATGCGGCGGCATGGCGGTGGGCTCCAACATGGCCTTGGTTTTTTTCGCGGGAGGGCCTGCAGTCGCTTGGTTTTTCCGGGCTTGGGCCCGGAAAAACCAAGCCGAAGAGCGGCCGTGGGCGTTGGGCGGCTTGGCCCTGGGGCTCTGCCTCTTCGTCCTCTTTAACCCCTACCTGATTTCCTCCTATAAAGACTTTGCTTGGGAGCTGGAAGTCTACTCTCCCACGCGGCTGGGCCTCCACTTAACCGCGTTAGCTAGGCTTCCCAAGGCCGCGGCCGAGGGCCTGGGGCCGGTATTAGCCGCGGCCATGGGCTTGGGCGTCTTTTGGGGAGCGAGCAGGAAAGGCCCCGGAAGAATCCTCTCCTGCTTTTTTCTGGGGAGTTTCGCATTGATATGGCTGCGCTTGGGCGGGGTTCCCTTGGACTCGTCCTTCCTGCGTCTTCTCTATCCCCTGATGGGCCTGGGCTCCGCCTTGGCCGCGGCTCTCTTGTGGCGCGCGCCGCGGGGGATTCGGGCCGGGGCCTTGGCGCTGATTTTTTTCACGAGCGGCCTGGAAAGCCTCGTTCTTCTTGAAAACATGCGCCGCGACGGTGGGCCGGGCTCGACCTGGGCCCAGGCCGCGGATTGGCTGGAGGCCCATGTTCCCGCGGGCGAAAGCCTGGGACTTGCCCGCTACCCCGAACCGGCCCACGCCCCGGCGCTGCGCTACGACCGCTACGCCCTCTCCATTTTCTCGCGGCCGGAGGAGCTGCCTAAAGGAAAACTTCCCAACTACCTGTTGCTCGATGAAATAGGAAAAGCCGCGATAGACAACTGGGCGCAAAAAAATTATGATGGGGCCCGGGCGTTCTCGCCGTGGCGGGCGCTTTGGTCCCGGCCGCGGGACAGCGCTTTTTTCGCCAATCAAGCCATTTATATCTATCATCGCCACGGCCGCCATGACGACCCCCAAAAGCCTTCGACTGTCCTCGGAAGGGCTGGTACCCCCCGCGGCCTTGCGCGCCATTGA
- a CDS encoding DegT/DnrJ/EryC1/StrS family aminotransferase, with protein sequence MATTLKASKAAPSRRAVTVGDFKIGPRGKKYLSQVVRSNRISYGPFSRRFEESFARAHGCRFAAFCNSGTSALHVALAALKEKYGWTDEDEVLVPAVTFVATSNIVLHNRMRPVFVDVDPFTYNMDPALIEARITPRTRAVIPVHLTGLPADMKAISAIARKRGLKIIEDSCETLFASCQGKVVGSWGDVSCFSTYVAHYIVTGVGGFTLTNDPDLAVRLRSLMNHGRDSIYLSIDDDNGLSGGKLREVVAKRFSFVSVGHSFRGTEFEAALGLAQIEEKDKIIKARRRNARLLSEGLKDLEEFLQLPATPADREHMFMMYPLVARQGDKTELVNFLEERGIETRDLFPLICQPIYKKMFGDLEPEYPVAARLNRAGFYIGSHQYLSAADIEHILDQLHAFFRR encoded by the coding sequence GTGGCGACGACATTGAAAGCCAGCAAGGCCGCGCCGTCTCGGCGCGCGGTGACGGTCGGCGACTTTAAGATCGGCCCCCGGGGAAAAAAGTACCTCTCCCAAGTCGTCAGGTCCAACCGCATCTCCTACGGCCCTTTTTCCCGGCGTTTCGAGGAGTCCTTCGCCCGGGCCCACGGCTGCCGCTTCGCGGCCTTCTGCAATTCCGGCACCAGCGCACTGCACGTGGCCTTGGCCGCGCTCAAGGAGAAATACGGCTGGACCGACGAGGACGAGGTCCTGGTTCCCGCCGTAACTTTCGTGGCCACCTCCAACATCGTACTGCACAACCGCATGAGGCCGGTGTTCGTGGACGTGGACCCGTTTACCTACAACATGGACCCCGCCCTCATCGAGGCCCGGATCACGCCCAGGACCCGCGCCGTCATTCCGGTGCACTTGACCGGCCTTCCCGCGGACATGAAGGCCATATCGGCTATCGCCCGCAAGAGGGGCCTCAAGATCATTGAGGACTCCTGCGAGACCTTGTTCGCATCCTGCCAGGGCAAGGTTGTCGGTTCCTGGGGGGACGTGAGCTGTTTCTCGACCTACGTGGCCCATTACATCGTCACCGGGGTGGGGGGCTTTACCCTGACTAACGACCCGGATTTGGCCGTGCGCCTGCGCTCCCTCATGAACCACGGCCGGGACTCCATCTACCTCAGCATAGATGATGACAACGGACTATCCGGCGGCAAGCTCCGGGAGGTGGTGGCCAAGAGATTCTCCTTCGTTTCCGTGGGGCACAGTTTCCGCGGGACAGAGTTCGAGGCGGCCTTGGGGCTGGCCCAGATAGAGGAAAAGGATAAAATCATCAAGGCCCGGCGCAGGAACGCCCGGCTTCTGAGCGAGGGCTTGAAGGACCTGGAGGAGTTCCTCCAGCTGCCCGCGACCCCGGCCGACCGGGAGCACATGTTCATGATGTATCCCTTGGTCGCGCGCCAGGGCGACAAAACCGAGCTCGTGAATTTTCTCGAGGAGCGCGGCATCGAGACCCGCGACCTTTTTCCATTGATTTGCCAGCCCATCTACAAGAAGATGTTCGGAGACCTAGAGCCAGAGTATCCGGTGGCCGCCAGGCTCAACCGCGCGGGCTTCTACATCGGCTCCCACCAGTATCTTTCCGCCGCCGACATCGAGCACATCCTAGACCAGCTTCATGCCTTCTTCCGCCGTTAG
- a CDS encoding YfhO family protein, with protein sequence MPERQKTRPMLLPFFIFLTLLVLAWRKLLLEGLLPIDGNMIAVSYPNWRLARSLWENPRLPLWNSWRNMGTLHSADPITSALYPLQWIFSASGDFPEYVRLWVVFHSLLAAGFAAALAWRWTKRPSSCIGAAFTSALNGFFMARIVFPHHLASASWLMPVLYAVETQSCAGIGAGLAMQWLAGYPTFSLLTVLAAGILAFAKGGKSLKALAKGGLWAAGLSAVQLLPFLELLSLSSRGWQLNASMATQFSIPALQLFKELALPQWMAASPRLAGDPAMVSFYIGLPALILAGLGAAKGGRLGKFLLLGSASCLLLSLGRHIPGYAACGLTRLFRYPANWLFPASGFLALLAALGLSHLKSRWAWGAALLIGADLVLFAQYPKSAWGKPEFLSAPPALARTIQGLPRPCRVYHEEGLMRAWAQGTLEAEEDYLLMRDFLAPSYGMAFGIEDISNYQTLRLKKSDEYRAQLASVKTQELLDRAGACLVIGLKSPAAKVERSNVLVRFNPRARPRVFIQDGEGKAAVARHAPGKVEAEVEARGPVTLVFAEMNYPGWKAEVDGGKAKIGEDAEPFLSLRLPPGKHRVIFRFSPASFWLGLLASALSLAGLALSCAQDIRVFLKHGLKREAHF encoded by the coding sequence GTGCCAGAGCGCCAAAAAACACGGCCGATGCTCCTTCCTTTTTTTATTTTTCTGACCCTTCTCGTCCTTGCTTGGAGAAAACTGCTGCTCGAAGGACTGCTCCCCATAGACGGGAACATGATCGCGGTCTCCTACCCGAATTGGCGGCTCGCCCGCTCTCTCTGGGAAAACCCCAGGCTTCCCCTATGGAATTCTTGGCGCAACATGGGCACCCTCCATTCAGCCGATCCCATCACCTCGGCGCTCTATCCGCTCCAATGGATTTTCAGCGCTTCCGGGGATTTCCCGGAATACGTGAGGCTCTGGGTCGTCTTTCACTCTTTACTGGCCGCGGGATTTGCCGCAGCCCTCGCCTGGCGTTGGACCAAGCGGCCTTCTTCCTGCATCGGCGCGGCCTTTACATCGGCCCTCAACGGCTTCTTCATGGCCCGGATCGTCTTCCCCCATCACCTGGCCTCGGCCTCATGGCTCATGCCCGTGCTTTACGCCGTGGAAACCCAGTCTTGCGCGGGCATCGGCGCCGGCCTGGCCATGCAATGGCTGGCCGGCTACCCCACCTTCAGCCTATTGACCGTTCTGGCGGCCGGGATTTTGGCTTTTGCCAAGGGCGGCAAATCGCTCAAAGCGTTGGCCAAAGGAGGACTGTGGGCGGCGGGGCTTTCCGCGGTCCAGCTCCTGCCTTTCCTGGAGCTTCTGTCCCTCTCGAGCCGCGGCTGGCAGCTCAACGCCTCCATGGCGACGCAATTCTCCATCCCTGCGTTACAGCTCTTTAAGGAGCTGGCTCTCCCCCAATGGATGGCCGCAAGCCCCAGGCTCGCGGGCGATCCCGCCATGGTTTCGTTTTACATCGGCTTGCCGGCCCTAATATTGGCCGGCCTGGGCGCGGCCAAAGGCGGCCGGCTCGGAAAATTCCTGCTCTTGGGCTCGGCCTCCTGCCTTCTTCTCAGCCTCGGACGGCACATCCCAGGCTACGCCGCCTGCGGGCTGACCCGCCTCTTCCGCTATCCCGCCAATTGGCTTTTCCCCGCCTCTGGGTTTCTGGCCTTGCTGGCGGCTTTGGGCCTTTCCCACCTGAAAAGCCGCTGGGCTTGGGGAGCCGCCCTTTTGATAGGAGCCGACCTCGTCCTATTCGCGCAATATCCTAAATCCGCCTGGGGCAAGCCGGAATTCTTGAGCGCTCCTCCGGCCTTGGCCCGAACGATCCAAGGCCTGCCTCGGCCCTGCCGAGTCTACCATGAGGAAGGCCTCATGCGGGCCTGGGCCCAAGGGACGCTGGAGGCCGAGGAGGATTACCTCCTCATGAGGGATTTTTTGGCGCCCTCCTACGGCATGGCCTTCGGAATCGAAGACATCTCCAATTACCAGACCTTGCGGCTCAAGAAGTCCGATGAGTACCGGGCCCAACTCGCCTCCGTGAAAACCCAGGAGCTTTTGGACCGGGCCGGAGCATGCCTCGTGATCGGGCTCAAGAGCCCGGCCGCAAAAGTGGAAAGGTCCAACGTCCTGGTCCGCTTCAATCCCCGCGCCCGGCCCCGCGTTTTCATACAGGACGGAGAGGGAAAAGCGGCCGTGGCGCGGCATGCGCCGGGCAAAGTCGAGGCCGAAGTCGAGGCTCGCGGACCCGTCACTCTGGTCTTCGCGGAAATGAACTACCCGGGCTGGAAGGCCGAGGTGGACGGGGGAAAAGCCAAAATCGGCGAGGACGCCGAGCCTTTTCTATCCCTGCGCCTGCCCCCGGGCAAGCACCGGGTGATTTTCAGGTTCAGCCCGGCATCGTTCTGGCTGGGGCTTCTCGCGAGCGCGCTAAGCTTGGCCGGCCTGGCCTTATCCTGCGCCCAAGATATCCGGGTATTTCTTAAGCACGGCCTCAAGCGCGAAGCCCACTTCTAA
- a CDS encoding glycosyltransferase family 9 protein, translating into MRALFHARACLGAAWIGLKRRLTGVSPRPVKRVLVLGYAAIGDLLFFLPVLEVLRREHPEAEIVFLSNPYPTTRELIPETNLVDEVWLHDWEGPQGREGRGEINRRIADGGFDLAVLTLSAPAHYFQQGLEAVPEIVGHIRPWGRLKRALITGDISRRALITRVARVAGDFEHVLARNLRLLEALGMTAGSAFPRPRLPISDKHRRKVLDLMGVPLPRRRVGVHLGDPGNPYGKMWPPERFAEVCRRLSQKASLEFVLIGGPEEKNSARRALESFPGMLSMVGRLSLLESFAAIETCSLFLSNDTGLAKASMLLGVPTVTWWGPSNPAEYGAVWDTEKHLDLRTGIACSPCTAQGMPARPYNYLNCGHRDCLGKLEVGFALEAVLKKYPDILGAG; encoded by the coding sequence ATGCGCGCATTATTCCACGCCCGAGCGTGCCTCGGCGCGGCTTGGATCGGGCTTAAGAGGCGCCTGACGGGCGTTTCCCCGCGGCCGGTCAAGCGCGTCCTGGTGCTGGGCTACGCCGCGATCGGGGATTTGCTTTTTTTCCTGCCCGTGCTGGAGGTTCTGCGCCGGGAGCATCCAGAAGCCGAGATCGTTTTCCTTTCCAACCCCTATCCCACGACGCGGGAGCTAATCCCGGAAACGAACCTGGTCGACGAGGTTTGGCTCCATGACTGGGAAGGGCCTCAGGGCCGGGAGGGCCGCGGCGAGATCAACCGCAGGATAGCGGATGGCGGCTTTGACCTGGCGGTTTTGACCTTATCGGCGCCGGCGCATTACTTTCAGCAAGGGCTTGAGGCCGTTCCCGAGATAGTCGGACATATTCGGCCCTGGGGGAGACTTAAAAGAGCTCTGATCACGGGGGATATTTCGCGCCGGGCCTTGATCACTCGCGTGGCCCGCGTCGCTGGGGATTTTGAGCATGTCCTGGCCCGGAATTTGAGGCTTTTGGAAGCCCTGGGGATGACGGCCGGCTCCGCCTTCCCCCGGCCCCGCCTTCCCATCTCCGACAAGCATCGCCGCAAGGTCCTGGACCTTATGGGCGTCCCATTGCCGCGCCGTAGGGTGGGGGTGCATTTGGGAGATCCCGGAAACCCTTACGGGAAGATGTGGCCTCCGGAGCGCTTCGCAGAGGTATGCCGGAGGCTTTCGCAGAAAGCCTCCCTGGAATTCGTCTTGATCGGCGGCCCCGAGGAAAAGAATAGCGCTCGAAGAGCGCTGGAGAGTTTTCCCGGGATGCTTTCTATGGTAGGGCGGCTCTCCCTTCTCGAAAGCTTCGCCGCCATTGAAACCTGCTCCCTGTTTTTAAGCAACGACACGGGGCTTGCCAAGGCGTCCATGCTTCTCGGCGTTCCCACGGTCACCTGGTGGGGTCCTTCCAATCCCGCCGAGTACGGCGCCGTTTGGGACACCGAGAAGCATTTGGATCTGCGCACGGGGATCGCCTGCAGCCCTTGCACGGCCCAGGGCATGCCGGCCCGGCCCTATAATTATCTCAACTGCGGCCATCGCGACTGCCTGGGGAAGTTAGAAGTGGGCTTCGCGCTTGAGGCCGTGCTTAAGAAATACCCGGATATCTTGGGCGCAGGATAA